Proteins encoded by one window of Vitis riparia cultivar Riparia Gloire de Montpellier isolate 1030 chromosome 11, EGFV_Vit.rip_1.0, whole genome shotgun sequence:
- the LOC117924504 gene encoding uncharacterized protein LOC117924504, with the protein MAQSPFYVTQEEFNIFHSIDRQLYTLLVVNLWRDPVESMQIIAFWLWLERSGFNNAVTKMLSLPYILVNELADEALTCLNCISNHYPSSSPDSHDIPLIQSLMEKEIDLQFFHHNRVPAAQGIAKIVKEVCLRGLKDIMDSAIERNKTQNVLESQMVVPPMVHTGLNKMGLGGMVDMGYGESEVGQPWNREIEVPPDDRTMFVTFSKGYPVYEWEVREFFGRSYGDCIESLYMQEVEANEQSLFARIVFHSASTIEMILNGMGKAKFTINAKHVWARKFVPKRAKPLSATSPASSSSPGEMPASPHLPLSLS; encoded by the coding sequence ATGGCCCAATCACCATTCTATGTTACCCAAGAAGAATTCAACATATTCCATTCGATTGACCGCCAGCTCTACACTCTTCTCGTCGTCAACCTATGGCGTGATCCAGTGGAATCCATGCAGATCATAGCCTTCTGGCTCTGGTTAGAGAGGTCTGGCTTCAACAATGCCGTCACCAAGATGCTCTCCTTGCCCTACATTCTGGTAAACGAGCTTGCGGACGAGGCTCTCACATGCCTCAACTGCATCAGCAATCACTACCCTTCTTCCTCCCCGGACTCCCATGACATCCCTCTCATCCAGAGCTTGATGGAGAAGGAGATCGACCTCCAATTCTTCCATCATAACCGGGTTCCAGCAGCCCAAGGGATAGCCAAGATCGTGAAGGAGGTGTGCCTGAGAGGACTGAAGGACATCATGGACAGCGCCATTGAAAGGAACAAGACCCAGAACGTGTTGGAGAGCCAGATGGTGGTGCCGCCCATGGTCCACACCGGCCTGAACAAAATGGGGTTGGGCGGGATGGTGGATATGGGGTATGGAGAGAGCGAGGTGGGGCAACCATGGAACAGGGAAATCGAGGTTCCGCCGGACGATAGGACGATGTTTGTGACGTTCTCGAAAGGGTATCCAGTATACGAATGGGAAGTGAGGGAGTTCTTTGGGAGAAGCTATGGGGATTGCATAGAGAGCCTGTATATGCAGGAAGTGGAGGCGAATGAGCAGTCACTGTTTGCGAGGATTGTGTTTCACTCAGCTTCCACCATTGAAATGATACTGAATGGGATGGGGAAGGCCAAGTTTACCATCAATGCAAAGCATGTTTGGGCGAGAAAATTCGTGCCGAAACGGGCGAAACCCTTGTCTGCAACTTCGCCTGCGTCGTCTTCTTCGCCTGGTGAGATGCCTGCTTCGCCTCATTTGCCTTTGAGTCTCTCATGA
- the LOC117925524 gene encoding uncharacterized protein LOC117925524, translating into MSIAFESGGGSGIERSGFVHGMSCISIFDSPEAGVFSSDRRFPSGVEEREEGLDSCSSSSIGRNSDASGGSSEGEDSGETEVQSSYKGPLETMDALEDVLVVKKSISKFYNGKSKSFTSLADVSASSSVKDLAKPENAYAKKRKNLLAYSNFWDKNRNCPWRSNAGGISKRPLISSRSTLALAVTMSSSESGNYCEDSNCSSNLSSSHSPSLPPLHPQAKKSSNNAPSSSPPSQQKFPPWRSFSLSDLQGMDAATPGITELAGNNNRERDNELQH; encoded by the exons ATGTCGATTGCGTTTGAGAGCGGTGGAGGTAGTGGGATCGAACGGTCAGGGTTTGTCCACGGGATGTCGTGTATTTCGATCTTCGATTCGCCGGAGGCCGGAGTCTTTTCCAGTGATCGGAGGTTTCCGTCGGGCGTGGAGGAGAGGGAGGAGGGGTTGGATTCGTGTAGCTCGTCGTCGATCGGGAGGAATAGTGACGCTTCCGGAGGGTCGTCGGAAGGAGAGGATTCCGGCGAGACGGAGGTGCAGAGCTCGTATAAAGGGCCGTTGGAGACTATGGATGCCTTGGAGGATGTTTTAGTGGTCAA GAAAAGCATATCTAAGTTCTACAATGGAAAATCAAAATCCTTCACAAGTCTAGCTGATGTATCAGCGTCTTCCTCTGTTAAGGACCTTGCTAAGCCTGAAAATGCCTATGCCAAGAAACGCAAGAACTTGCTTGCTTACAGTAACTTCTGGGACAAGAACCGGAATTGCCCGTGGAGAAGTAATGCTGGTGGGATATCAAAGAGACCCCTCATCTCTTCCCGAAGTACATTGGCCCTTGCAGTGACCATGAGCAGTTCCGAGAGTGGTAATTACTGTGAGGATTCCAACTGCAGCTCCAACCTGAGCTCCTCACATTCCCCTTCTCTTCCACCTCTGCACCCACAAGCCAAGAAGTCATCTAACAATGCACCATCATCATCGCCACCTTCTCAACAGAAATTCCCTCCTTGGCGGTCGTTCTCCCTTTCTGATCTACAGGGCATGGATGCTGCAACTCCTGGCATCACTGAGCTTGCAGGTAATAACAACAGAGAGAGGGACAATGAACTACAACATTGA